agacagacggacagacagacagacagacaacaaagtgatcctataagggttccgtttttccttttgaggtacggaaccctaaaaagtaacctatgtctataccatagagaattcaactcctcgagtacgcatatacaaggttttgcacgaaccaaaattgtaaaatgttgGCGAGGGACAGGGgcgaatgctttgttgtgattggtggattcaaaagtcacgtaatcaaaacaGTGTGCGGAATGACGGTactgaacgggcgtgggccgacttttatgctaagcacaAGTGTctaagcttggcgagcgggGCTGTttggctattaggcgtctataggtggtggtctgtggtctATACTTATATAAGGAAAGTTCCATGGGATCTACCCACCGTGCACGAGTTTAAGCCAAGCTGTGTGTTATGTGTGTAGGTAATTAATCACTGttagaacttaattttatttgtttttttattattattcatttgaTATACCAACAATAAATTGTaacatatacctatacctatatgaGCAAAGAAATAATGTATAAGTCTGATTTATGTAATCTAAGTATTTATGCTTTTAAACCGTGAAAACCAGTCAATAATTTTCAAGTGATGTGCGTGCTAACAGTTAGATTGAATGTGCTCTCAATAGCCGCTCTATATTAAAGTCGAATCTCCTCGCTGCTCTTTAGACCACCCTTTACGCCCTTGGCCAGTACCAGTTTAACAGTCGAGGAGTTCCGCGTGACGTCACAGGTGGTCTAGTATATAAGCTATCAGCGGAGATGGAAACAGCATCAGTAGCTATCTAGCAGTCTACAAAAGAAGTGCAAGATGAGATTTCTGGTTAGTTCTATTTTCTTAATTTCTTTGTAGGCTTGCAATTTCCTATGAAAAGTTAAAAAGTGTGCAATTTTTAGTGAATTCAGATgactttgaaaaaatattttgtttgaaaatttttgttatagtgctttattacatttaattaaaaagttgtGCTTAAATTTTAGTGCAATTTAAGGAAGTTAAGAGTGCCATATTATGTTTTAAGTGATTTTAGCAGAATTTAATTTTAGTGATTTCTTGtgacattaaaattaattgaagaccattggatcaAGTGATATTATAAATTGAAAGTCAATTGATTGTtgtgtaaattatattttttactagcttatgtccgcgactttgtccgcgtggactaagtacatatatttcaaacctctattttaccccttttgagtgattaacagccgtactcagagtcgctaatcgttacttaagattgagttaaaacgatacagatttatgtgagagatctgtctcgttttaattaagcgactctgagtacgggtGTAAGTGCCATAAAAAAACACTGGATTCCCTTGACAAAGGCATTTTGAAAAAAGTCTCCGAATTCCAACAGATTGTAACCGTCGCCGTCTTCGCCTGCGCTGCAGCAGCACCAAGTGCTCTGCTGCCAGCAGCCTACTCCGCAGGCCTTATCAACCCATGGGCATCACCCTTGGCCGCACCCTGGGCCGTCTCCCCCTTGGCCGTCGCCAGGACCGTGGCTCTCCCAGCTGTAGGAGCCACCATCCCCCCTGGTGATATCCAGGGTGCAGCCATCGAAGCTAACAACAACGCTGTTGACGCCGTCCGTGCAGTCAACGACCAGGTTTCTGAACTCCAAGGCAGAGCCATCAACGCTGCTGAAGACCACGCTTGGCAATCAGTCAGCGCTGTCCAGACTGCTCAGGCTCAGGTtagtcatgttttttttaaatatagatagcgagaaaacgagcaggtgggtcacctgatgttaagtgattaccgcccatgaacatttgcagcaccacaggaaccgccg
The window above is part of the Maniola hyperantus chromosome 27, iAphHyp1.2, whole genome shotgun sequence genome. Proteins encoded here:
- the LOC117994679 gene encoding pupal cuticle protein PCP52-like, coding for MRFLIVTVAVFACAAAAPSALLPAAYSAGLINPWASPLAAPWAVSPLAVARTVALPAVGATIPPGDIQGAAIEANNNAVDAVRAVNDQVSELQGRAINAAEDHAWQSVSAVQTAQAQVDGAAASVAPNVAKSLVSPVAPIAAYSAAPIATYSAAPVATYAAAPALYSSAYSPLGLAGPLAYARAW